A stretch of Stenotrophomonas indicatrix DNA encodes these proteins:
- a CDS encoding efflux RND transporter permease subunit: MTAPGHDHGASPGSDGAAAGMRGGLVEFATRRRVTIAMCTVTLLLFGLIALGNLKVNLLPDLSYPTLTVRTEYTGAAPTEMETLITQPVEEAVGVVKNLRKLKSVSRTGQSDVVLEFAWGTNMDQASLEVRDKMEALNLPLEAKAPVLLRFNPSTEPIMRLVLSTKAAPATDEEAIRELTGLRRYADEDLKKKLEPVTGVAAVKVGGGLEDEIQVDIDQQKLAQLNLPIDTVIKRLKEENINISGGRLEEGSQRFLVRTVNQFADLEEIRNLLVTTQSANGSAADSALQQMFNIAASTGSAAAVAAASAAQSASSGGASSLVANGVPVRLKDVATVRQGYKEREAVIRLGGKESVELAIYKEGDANTVATAEALRKRLEQIKATFPADAELTTIEDQSRFIEHAIADVKKDAVIGGLLAILIIFLFLRDGWSTFVISLSLPVSIIATFFFMGQLGLSLNVMSLGGLALATGLVVDDSIVVLESIAKARERGLGILQAAIAGTREVSMAVVASTLTTIAVFLPLVFVDGIAGQLFRDQALTVAIAIAISLLVSMTLIPMLSSLKGRPPLAFPEEAAAEPWQPQSRWQKPVALGRRGVVATMRWSFYALAWLVVRLCRGVAAVVGPVMRKASDIAMKPYAGAERGYLRLLPGALAHPGKVLGLAALAFVGTMALVPMLGADLIPQLAQDRFEMTVKLPAGTPLKQTDALVRELQLAHGKGEGVASLYGVSGSGTRLDASPTESGENIGKLTIVMEGGGNPQTEAEITERLRDTMGQHPGAQVDFARPALFSFSTPLEIELRGQDMATLEVAGQRLAALLRGNVHYADVKSTVEEGFPEIQIRFDQERAGALGLTTRQIADVVVKKVRGDVATRYSFRDRKIDVLVRAQETDRASVESIRRLIVNPGSTRPVTLDAVADVVATTGPSEIHRADQTRVAVVSANLRDIDLGAAMREVQQMVSEQPLGAGVGLHIGGQGEELAQAAKSLIFAFGLAIFLVYLVMASQFESLLHPFVILFTIPLALVGAILALMLTGKPISVVVFIGLILLVGLVTKNAIILIDKVNQLREAGVAKHEALVEGARSRLRPIIMTTLCTLFGFLPLAVAMGEGAEVRAPMAITVIGGLLVSTLLTLLVIPVVYDLMDRRGDAYYRERGRKHAGEGLHGAEGSASGAEEPA; encoded by the coding sequence GGCGCCGCCGCAGGCATGCGTGGCGGCCTGGTGGAGTTCGCCACCCGCCGCCGCGTCACCATCGCCATGTGCACGGTTACCCTGCTGCTGTTCGGCCTGATCGCACTGGGCAACCTCAAGGTCAACCTGCTGCCCGACCTGAGCTATCCGACGCTGACCGTGCGCACCGAGTACACCGGTGCGGCGCCGACGGAAATGGAAACCCTGATCACCCAGCCGGTCGAAGAAGCCGTGGGCGTGGTCAAGAACCTGCGCAAGCTGAAGTCGGTCTCGCGCACCGGCCAGAGTGATGTGGTGCTCGAGTTCGCCTGGGGCACCAACATGGACCAGGCCAGCCTGGAAGTGCGCGACAAGATGGAAGCGCTGAACCTGCCCCTGGAAGCCAAGGCGCCGGTGCTGCTGCGCTTCAATCCCTCCACCGAGCCGATCATGCGCCTGGTGCTGTCGACCAAGGCCGCGCCTGCGACCGACGAAGAAGCGATCCGTGAACTGACCGGCCTGCGTCGCTATGCCGACGAAGACCTGAAGAAGAAGCTGGAGCCGGTTACCGGCGTGGCGGCGGTGAAGGTTGGTGGTGGCCTGGAAGACGAGATCCAGGTCGACATCGACCAGCAGAAACTGGCCCAGCTCAACCTGCCGATCGACACCGTCATCAAGCGGTTGAAGGAAGAGAACATCAACATTTCCGGCGGCCGCCTGGAGGAGGGCTCGCAGCGCTTCCTGGTGCGCACCGTCAACCAGTTCGCCGATCTGGAAGAAATCCGCAACCTGCTGGTCACCACCCAGTCCGCCAACGGCAGCGCGGCCGACTCGGCGCTGCAGCAGATGTTCAACATCGCTGCCTCCACGGGCTCGGCTGCAGCCGTCGCCGCCGCTTCCGCTGCACAGAGCGCTTCCTCTGGCGGCGCCTCCAGCCTGGTCGCCAACGGCGTGCCGGTGCGCCTGAAGGACGTGGCCACCGTGCGCCAGGGCTACAAGGAACGCGAAGCGGTCATCCGACTGGGCGGCAAGGAGTCGGTCGAACTGGCGATCTACAAGGAAGGCGACGCCAATACCGTGGCCACCGCCGAAGCGCTGCGCAAGCGTCTGGAGCAGATCAAGGCAACGTTCCCGGCCGATGCCGAACTGACCACGATCGAAGACCAGTCGCGCTTCATCGAGCACGCCATCGCCGACGTCAAGAAGGACGCGGTGATCGGTGGCCTGCTGGCGATCCTGATCATCTTCCTGTTCCTGCGCGACGGCTGGAGCACGTTCGTGATCAGCCTGTCGTTGCCGGTCTCGATCATCGCCACGTTCTTCTTCATGGGCCAGCTTGGCCTGAGCTTGAACGTGATGTCGCTGGGCGGCCTGGCACTGGCCACCGGCCTGGTGGTGGATGACTCGATCGTGGTGCTGGAGAGCATCGCCAAGGCGCGCGAACGCGGCCTGGGCATCCTGCAGGCGGCGATCGCCGGTACCCGTGAAGTGAGCATGGCCGTGGTCGCCTCGACCCTGACCACCATCGCGGTGTTCCTGCCGCTGGTGTTCGTCGACGGCATCGCCGGCCAGCTGTTCCGCGACCAAGCGTTGACCGTGGCCATCGCCATCGCGATTTCGCTGCTGGTGTCGATGACCCTGATTCCGATGCTGAGCTCGCTGAAGGGTCGGCCGCCGCTGGCCTTCCCGGAAGAAGCCGCAGCCGAGCCGTGGCAGCCGCAGAGCCGCTGGCAGAAGCCGGTCGCACTCGGCCGTCGTGGTGTGGTGGCGACGATGCGCTGGAGTTTCTACGCGCTGGCATGGCTGGTGGTGCGCCTCTGCCGTGGCGTGGCTGCAGTGGTCGGCCCGGTGATGCGCAAGGCCAGCGACATCGCCATGAAGCCGTACGCGGGTGCCGAACGTGGCTACCTGCGGCTGCTGCCGGGTGCGTTGGCCCATCCCGGCAAGGTGCTGGGGCTGGCCGCACTGGCATTCGTCGGCACGATGGCGCTGGTGCCGATGCTCGGCGCCGACCTGATCCCGCAGCTGGCGCAGGACCGTTTCGAAATGACGGTCAAGCTGCCGGCCGGCACGCCGCTGAAGCAGACCGATGCGCTGGTGCGTGAGCTGCAGTTGGCGCATGGCAAGGGCGAAGGCGTGGCATCGCTGTACGGTGTCAGCGGCAGCGGTACCCGCCTGGATGCCAGCCCGACCGAGAGTGGCGAGAACATCGGCAAGCTGACCATCGTGATGGAAGGCGGCGGCAACCCGCAGACCGAAGCGGAGATCACCGAGCGCCTGCGCGACACCATGGGCCAGCACCCGGGTGCGCAGGTCGACTTCGCGCGGCCGGCATTGTTCAGCTTCTCCACGCCGCTGGAAATCGAACTGCGTGGGCAGGACATGGCGACCCTGGAAGTGGCAGGCCAGCGCCTGGCGGCGCTGCTGCGCGGCAATGTGCACTACGCCGACGTCAAATCCACCGTGGAAGAGGGCTTCCCGGAAATCCAGATCCGCTTCGACCAGGAGCGAGCCGGTGCACTGGGCCTGACCACGCGCCAGATCGCCGATGTGGTGGTGAAGAAGGTGCGCGGCGATGTCGCCACCCGCTACAGCTTCCGCGACCGCAAGATCGACGTGCTGGTGCGCGCGCAGGAAACCGATCGTGCCAGCGTGGAGAGCATCCGCCGGTTGATCGTCAATCCGGGCAGCACCCGTCCGGTCACCCTGGATGCGGTTGCCGACGTGGTGGCCACCACCGGCCCCAGCGAGATCCATCGTGCCGACCAGACCCGGGTGGCCGTGGTCTCGGCCAACCTGCGCGACATCGACCTGGGCGCGGCCATGCGCGAAGTACAGCAGATGGTGTCCGAACAGCCGCTGGGCGCTGGCGTGGGCCTGCACATCGGCGGCCAGGGCGAGGAACTGGCACAGGCGGCGAAGTCGCTGATCTTCGCCTTCGGCCTGGCGATCTTCCTGGTCTACCTGGTGATGGCCTCGCAGTTCGAATCGCTGCTGCATCCGTTCGTGATCCTGTTCACCATCCCGCTGGCGCTGGTCGGCGCGATCCTGGCGTTGATGCTGACCGGCAAGCCGATCTCGGTGGTGGTGTTCATCGGCCTGATCCTGCTGGTCGGCCTGGTCACCAAGAACGCGATCATCCTGATCGACAAGGTCAACCAGCTGCGCGAGGCCGGCGTGGCCAAGCACGAGGCACTGGTGGAAGGTGCGCGTTCGCGCCTGCGGCCGATCATCATGACCACCCTGTGCACGCTGTTCGGCTTCCTGCCGCTGGCGGTGGCGATGGGCGAGGGCGCCGAAGTGCGCGCACCGATGGCGATCACCGTGATCGGTGGCCTGCTGGTGTCGACCCTGTTGACCCTGCTGGTGATCCCGGTGGTGTACGACCTGATGGACCGCCGCGGCGATGCCTACTACCGCGAACGCGGTCGCAAGCATGCCGGTGAGGGCCTGCACGGTGCCGAGGGCAGTGCGTCGGGTGCGGAGGAACCGGCATGA
- a CDS encoding efflux RND transporter permease subunit, with amino-acid sequence MSVAEFSIRRPVTTIMCFVSLVVVGLIASFRLPLEALPDISAPFLFVQIPYTGSTPEEVERTIIRPVEESLATMTGIKRMRSSATSEAASIFIEFSDWDRDIAIAASDARERIDAIRSDLPDDVQRYNVFKWSSSDQPVLKVRLASTTDLTTAYDMLDREFKRRIERIPGVARVEITGAPPNEVEIAIDPNRLNAHGLSINELSDRLRTLNFSISAGQIDDNGQRVRVQPVGEITDLQEMRDLVINAKGLRLGDIADVRLKPARMSYGRRLDGNPAVGLDIYKERSANLVDVSRGALAEVEAIRAQASMRDVQIKVIDNQGKAVTSSLLELAEAGGVGLILSVTVLFFFLRHWPSTLMVTLAIPICFTITLGFMYFAGVTLNILTMMGLLLAVGMLVDNAVVVVESIYQERERLPDQPRLASIIGTRNVAIALSAGTLCHCIVFVPNLFGETNNISIFMAQIAITISVSLLASWLVAVSLIPMLSARMATPKLVHSQTGVIARLQRRYAQLLDWSLRHRGWSLLGILLVVLVSLVPMKLTKIDMFGGDGGKDIFIGYMWKGAYTYRQMSEEVARVEGWIEQNRERLHVQQVYSWYSEQEGSSTVVTLDEKYAKDIKALQEELRKGLPKSARTDYFVGNQGGDGGGGGNQGVQVQLVGDSSAMLQEIGQEVLPLLAQRAELRDVRIDNGEKGGELKVHVDRERAAAFGFNAEQVASFVGLALRGAPMREFRRGDNEVPVWVRFAGAEQSSPEDLAGFSVRTGDGRSVPLLSLVSVDVGSSATQIGRTNRQTTLTIKANLAEKITAPDGRKAMEAVLKPMNFPAGYGFTFDGGDYGDDNEAMQQMVFNLLIALVMIYVVMAAVFESLLFPAAIMSGVLFSIFGVFWLFWITGTSFGIMSFIGILVLMGVVVNNGIVMIEHINNLRRGGMGRTQALVEGSRERLRPIMMTMGTAILAMVPISLTDTQMFGNGPEYSPMARAIAGGLAFSTVVSLLFLPTIYAVLDDLRNAVVRLIQRARGREVVAGTPV; translated from the coding sequence ATGAGCGTTGCCGAGTTCTCCATCCGCCGCCCGGTCACCACCATCATGTGTTTCGTGTCGCTGGTGGTGGTCGGCCTGATCGCCTCGTTCCGGCTGCCACTGGAAGCGCTGCCGGACATCTCCGCACCGTTCCTGTTCGTGCAGATTCCCTATACCGGCTCCACCCCGGAAGAAGTCGAGCGGACCATCATCCGGCCGGTGGAGGAGTCGCTGGCGACGATGACCGGCATCAAGCGCATGCGGTCGTCGGCGACCTCCGAAGCTGCGTCGATCTTCATTGAGTTCAGTGACTGGGATCGTGATATCGCCATCGCCGCTTCAGATGCGCGCGAGCGCATCGACGCGATCCGCAGTGACCTGCCTGACGATGTGCAGCGCTACAACGTGTTCAAGTGGTCCAGCAGCGACCAGCCGGTGCTGAAAGTGCGCCTGGCCAGTACCACCGACCTGACCACCGCCTATGACATGCTCGACCGCGAATTCAAGCGGCGTATCGAGCGGATTCCGGGCGTGGCCCGGGTCGAGATCACCGGCGCGCCACCGAACGAGGTGGAGATCGCGATCGATCCGAACCGCCTGAACGCCCACGGCCTGAGCATCAACGAGCTGAGCGATCGCCTGCGCACGCTGAACTTCTCGATCTCGGCCGGGCAGATAGACGACAACGGCCAGCGCGTGCGCGTGCAGCCGGTGGGCGAGATCACCGACCTGCAGGAAATGCGTGACCTGGTGATCAATGCCAAGGGACTGCGCCTGGGTGACATTGCCGATGTGCGGCTGAAGCCGGCGCGGATGAGCTATGGCCGCCGCTTGGATGGCAATCCTGCCGTCGGCCTGGACATCTACAAGGAACGCAGCGCCAACCTGGTGGACGTCTCGCGCGGCGCGCTTGCCGAGGTTGAGGCGATCCGCGCGCAGGCATCGATGCGCGACGTGCAGATCAAGGTGATCGACAACCAGGGCAAGGCGGTGACCTCGTCCCTGCTGGAGCTGGCCGAGGCCGGCGGTGTCGGCCTGATCCTGTCGGTGACGGTGCTGTTCTTCTTCCTGCGCCACTGGCCGTCCACGTTGATGGTGACCCTGGCCATTCCGATCTGCTTCACCATCACCCTGGGCTTCATGTATTTCGCCGGGGTCACGCTCAACATCCTGACCATGATGGGCCTGCTGCTGGCCGTGGGCATGCTGGTCGACAATGCCGTGGTGGTGGTCGAGAGCATCTACCAGGAACGTGAGCGGCTGCCGGACCAGCCACGCCTGGCCTCGATCATCGGCACCCGCAACGTTGCCATCGCGCTCAGCGCCGGCACCTTGTGCCACTGCATCGTGTTCGTGCCCAACCTGTTTGGTGAAACCAACAACATCAGCATCTTCATGGCGCAGATCGCGATCACCATCTCGGTCTCCCTGCTGGCCTCGTGGCTGGTGGCGGTCAGCCTGATCCCGATGCTGTCCGCACGCATGGCCACGCCGAAGCTGGTGCACTCGCAGACCGGCGTGATCGCGCGCCTGCAGCGCCGCTACGCGCAGCTGCTGGACTGGTCACTGCGCCATCGCGGCTGGAGCCTGCTGGGCATCCTGCTGGTGGTGCTGGTCAGCCTGGTGCCGATGAAGCTGACCAAGATCGACATGTTCGGTGGCGACGGCGGCAAGGACATCTTCATCGGCTACATGTGGAAGGGCGCCTACACCTACCGGCAGATGTCCGAGGAAGTGGCCCGTGTCGAAGGCTGGATCGAGCAGAACCGCGAGCGCCTGCACGTGCAGCAGGTCTATTCCTGGTACAGCGAACAGGAAGGCAGTTCCACCGTGGTCACCCTGGACGAGAAGTATGCCAAGGACATCAAGGCGCTGCAGGAAGAACTGCGCAAAGGGCTGCCGAAATCCGCGCGTACCGACTACTTCGTCGGCAACCAGGGCGGTGATGGCGGCGGTGGCGGCAACCAGGGCGTGCAGGTGCAGCTGGTTGGCGACTCCAGCGCGATGCTGCAGGAGATCGGCCAGGAAGTGCTGCCGCTGCTGGCACAGCGCGCCGAGCTGCGCGATGTGCGCATCGACAACGGCGAGAAGGGCGGCGAGCTGAAAGTGCACGTCGACCGTGAGCGTGCAGCGGCGTTCGGATTCAATGCCGAGCAGGTTGCCAGTTTCGTTGGCCTGGCGCTGCGTGGTGCGCCGATGCGCGAGTTCCGTCGTGGCGACAACGAAGTGCCGGTATGGGTGCGCTTCGCCGGTGCCGAACAGAGCAGCCCTGAAGACCTGGCCGGTTTCAGCGTGCGCACCGGCGATGGCCGCAGCGTACCGCTGTTGAGCCTGGTCAGTGTCGACGTGGGTTCCTCGGCGACCCAGATCGGCCGCACCAACCGCCAGACCACGTTGACCATCAAGGCCAATCTGGCCGAGAAGATCACCGCGCCGGACGGCCGCAAGGCCATGGAAGCCGTGCTCAAGCCGATGAACTTCCCGGCCGGCTACGGCTTCACCTTCGACGGAGGCGACTACGGCGATGACAACGAGGCGATGCAGCAGATGGTGTTCAACCTGCTGATCGCGCTGGTGATGATCTACGTGGTGATGGCTGCGGTGTTCGAATCGCTGCTGTTCCCGGCGGCGATCATGAGCGGCGTGCTGTTCTCGATCTTCGGCGTGTTCTGGCTGTTCTGGATCACCGGCACCTCGTTCGGGATCATGTCCTTCATCGGCATCCTGGTGCTGATGGGCGTGGTGGTGAACAACGGCATCGTGATGATCGAGCACATCAACAATCTGCGCCGGGGCGGGATGGGCCGTACCCAGGCGCTGGTGGAGGGCTCACGCGAGCGTCTGCGCCCGATCATGATGACCATGGGCACGGCGATCCTGGCGATGGTGCCGATCTCGCTGACCGATACACAGATGTTCGGCAACGGGCCGGAGTACTCGCCGATGGCGCGTGCGATTGCCGGTGGCCTGGCGTTCTCTACCGTGGTCAGCCTGCTGTTCCTGCCGACGATCTACGCGGTGCTTGATGACCTGCGCAATGCGGTGGTGCGGCTGATCCAGCGCGCTCGCGGCCGCGAGGTCGTGGCGGGAACCCCGGTGTAG
- a CDS encoding TraB/GumN family protein produces the protein MTETLPETGDDLFAGQPVRVVERDGVRYTLLGTAHVSHASVEAVEKAIDSGRFDAVAVELDPQRLQALSDPDTLAKLDLVEVIRKGRVALFAANLALSAYQRRLAEQLGIEPGAELKRAVDLARERNLPVHLIDREVGLTFRRASQRLGFFGKLKLVAGLGAGLFSSEDVGEDEIEKLKQGDMLESSFGEFASENPALYETIIGERDRYMATRLREAHDPQQREVLAVVGAGHLAGLARYLETDTEAPAPLREQLEAVPKKRNIPWFTLAILAIVATGIGVGFYRGGLGVGTELLATWAMYTGGLAGLGCLVAGSHPLSILTAIVVAPFKPFRLSIPTGAFAALVEARLRKPTYEDFLKLRDDAQSLKGWYRNRVTRVVLTFMLTNLGSMLGLWLTAGKVWSKVAS, from the coding sequence ATGACCGAAACCCTTCCCGAAACCGGCGACGATCTGTTCGCCGGCCAGCCAGTGCGCGTCGTCGAGCGCGATGGCGTGCGCTACACCCTGCTGGGCACTGCCCACGTCTCCCATGCCAGCGTCGAGGCGGTGGAGAAAGCCATCGACAGCGGACGATTCGATGCGGTGGCCGTCGAGTTGGACCCGCAGCGCCTGCAGGCGCTGAGCGACCCGGACACGCTGGCCAAACTGGACCTGGTGGAAGTGATCCGCAAGGGCCGCGTCGCGTTGTTCGCCGCCAACCTCGCGTTGTCGGCCTACCAGCGCCGACTGGCCGAACAGCTCGGCATCGAGCCGGGCGCGGAACTCAAGCGTGCGGTGGACCTGGCGCGCGAGCGCAACCTGCCGGTGCACCTGATCGACCGCGAAGTCGGCCTGACATTCCGCCGTGCTTCGCAGCGACTGGGCTTCTTCGGCAAGCTGAAGCTGGTGGCCGGGCTTGGCGCCGGCCTGTTCTCGTCCGAGGATGTCGGCGAAGACGAGATCGAGAAGCTGAAGCAGGGCGACATGCTGGAATCGAGCTTCGGCGAGTTCGCCAGCGAGAACCCGGCGTTGTACGAAACCATCATCGGCGAGCGCGACCGCTACATGGCCACGCGCCTGCGCGAAGCGCATGATCCGCAGCAGCGCGAAGTGCTGGCGGTGGTCGGCGCCGGCCATCTGGCCGGCCTGGCGCGTTACCTGGAAACCGATACCGAGGCGCCTGCGCCGTTGCGCGAGCAGCTGGAAGCGGTGCCGAAGAAGCGCAACATCCCGTGGTTCACCCTGGCGATCCTCGCCATCGTGGCCACCGGCATCGGTGTCGGCTTCTATCGTGGTGGACTGGGCGTGGGCACCGAACTACTGGCGACCTGGGCGATGTATACCGGCGGCCTGGCTGGCCTGGGCTGCCTGGTGGCCGGCAGCCACCCGCTGAGCATCCTCACCGCGATCGTGGTGGCGCCGTTCAAGCCGTTCCGCCTGAGCATCCCCACCGGCGCATTCGCGGCACTGGTGGAAGCGCGCCTGCGCAAGCCGACCTACGAGGATTTCCTCAAGCTGCGTGACGATGCACAGTCGTTGAAGGGCTGGTACCGCAACCGTGTCACCCGCGTGGTGCTGACCTTCATGCTGACCAACCTGGGCAGCATGCTGGGCCTGTGGCTGACTGCAGGCAAGGTCTGGAGCAAGGTGGCGAGCTGA
- a CDS encoding GNAT family N-acetyltransferase, which translates to MAVLIRDAGPADIAAITAIYAVEVTDFVNTYEYEIPDQAEMLRRMRDIIDRGFPYLVAEVDGQVAGYAYANTYRTRIAYQWTVENSVYVDARFQGRGVGTSLLQALIDACTARGHRQMVAVIGEPTNTASIKLHERFGFQLVGVFRGLGRKHGRWLDTVQMQRALGDGADSAPSNE; encoded by the coding sequence ATGGCCGTACTCATCCGTGATGCCGGCCCTGCCGACATCGCTGCGATCACCGCGATCTACGCGGTGGAAGTGACCGACTTCGTCAATACCTACGAGTACGAGATCCCTGACCAGGCCGAGATGCTGCGCCGCATGCGCGACATCATCGACCGCGGCTTCCCCTACCTGGTGGCCGAGGTCGACGGCCAGGTTGCCGGCTATGCGTATGCCAATACCTACCGCACGCGTATCGCCTACCAGTGGACCGTTGAGAACTCGGTCTACGTCGATGCCCGTTTCCAGGGCCGTGGCGTCGGCACCAGCCTGCTGCAGGCACTGATCGATGCGTGCACCGCGCGCGGTCATCGACAGATGGTGGCGGTGATCGGCGAGCCGACCAACACGGCCTCCATCAAGCTGCACGAACGCTTCGGTTTCCAGCTGGTGGGCGTGTTCCGTGGCCTCGGCCGCAAGCACGGCCGCTGGCTGGACACCGTACAGATGCAGCGCGCGCTCGGCGATGGCGCCGATTCCGCTCCTTCCAATGAATGA
- a CDS encoding carbon-nitrogen hydrolase, whose translation MNSRSPLTVALIQERNHGDAAANLAVIEARVADAAAQGAKLVLLQELHNGPYFCQHESVDEFDLAEPIPGPSTERLGALAKKHGVVLVGSLFERRAAGLYHNTAVVFEKDGTLLGKYRKMHIPDDPGFYEKFYFTPGDIGFKPIDTSVGRLGVLVCWDQWYPEAARLMALAGAELLLYPTAIGWDPDDVQDEKTRQRDAWVLSHRGHAVANGVPVLSCNRVGHEASPLGASGIQFWGNSHVLGPQGEFLAEAGTDATILMCEVDLQRSEHVRRIWPFLRDRRIDAYGDLLKRYID comes from the coding sequence ATGAACTCGCGCAGCCCCCTTACCGTCGCCCTGATCCAGGAGCGCAACCACGGTGATGCCGCCGCCAACCTGGCGGTGATCGAAGCGCGTGTTGCCGACGCCGCGGCGCAGGGCGCGAAGCTGGTGCTGCTGCAGGAACTGCACAACGGTCCCTACTTCTGCCAGCACGAATCGGTCGATGAATTCGACCTGGCCGAGCCGATTCCGGGCCCGAGCACCGAGCGCCTGGGCGCGCTGGCCAAGAAGCATGGCGTGGTGCTGGTCGGCTCGCTGTTCGAGCGCCGCGCTGCCGGCCTGTACCACAACACCGCCGTGGTCTTCGAGAAGGACGGCACCTTGCTGGGCAAGTACCGCAAGATGCACATTCCCGATGACCCGGGCTTCTACGAGAAGTTCTACTTCACCCCGGGCGATATCGGCTTCAAGCCGATCGACACCTCGGTCGGCCGCCTCGGCGTGCTGGTGTGCTGGGACCAGTGGTACCCGGAAGCAGCGCGCCTGATGGCGCTGGCCGGTGCTGAGCTGCTGCTGTACCCCACCGCGATCGGCTGGGACCCGGACGATGTACAGGACGAGAAGACCCGCCAGCGCGACGCCTGGGTACTGAGCCACCGTGGCCATGCCGTAGCCAACGGCGTGCCGGTGCTCAGCTGCAACCGCGTCGGCCACGAGGCTTCGCCGCTGGGCGCCTCGGGCATCCAGTTCTGGGGCAACAGCCACGTGCTGGGCCCGCAGGGCGAGTTCCTGGCCGAAGCCGGCACCGACGCGACCATCCTGATGTGCGAGGTCGACCTGCAGCGCAGCGAACACGTGCGCCGCATCTGGCCGTTCCTGCGCGATCGTCGCATCGACGCCTACGGCGATCTGCTCAAGCGCTACATCGACTGA
- a CDS encoding agmatine deiminase family protein — protein sequence MNQTLRFPAEWEAQSGVLIAWPTADTDWADRLGQVEETYIALVAAITRFQPVLICVADDDVETYAEMRLRSNRIDMDKVHFTTAAYDDTWLRDSGPITLRRADGSFQLLDFRFTGWGGKFDATLDDQLVGALDQAGVFNDATVRSIPFALEGGGIETDGEGTLLTTWKCLHERHPDRDRDSLSADLADWLQQERVLWLDHGYLEGDDTDAHIDTLARFASADSIVYQACDDASDSHYAELQAMGAELAALRTADGKPYRLFPLPWAQPVIDEGRRLAASYANYLIVNGAVLMPAYGDPADDLARDVLAQAHPGREIVQVPCRSLIWQNGSLHCITMQLPAGLLKA from the coding sequence ATGAACCAGACCCTTCGTTTTCCTGCCGAATGGGAAGCCCAGAGCGGCGTCCTGATTGCCTGGCCCACCGCCGACACCGACTGGGCCGACCGCCTGGGCCAGGTGGAAGAGACCTACATCGCCCTGGTTGCGGCGATCACCCGCTTCCAGCCGGTGCTGATCTGCGTGGCCGACGATGACGTGGAGACCTACGCCGAAATGCGGCTGCGCTCCAACCGCATCGACATGGACAAGGTCCACTTCACCACCGCCGCCTACGACGATACCTGGCTGCGTGATTCGGGCCCGATCACCCTGCGCCGTGCCGACGGCAGCTTCCAGCTGCTGGACTTCCGCTTCACCGGCTGGGGCGGCAAGTTCGACGCAACCCTGGATGACCAGCTGGTCGGCGCGCTCGACCAGGCCGGCGTGTTCAACGACGCGACGGTGCGCAGCATTCCGTTCGCGCTGGAGGGCGGCGGCATCGAGACCGATGGCGAAGGCACCCTGCTGACCACCTGGAAGTGCCTGCACGAGCGCCATCCCGACCGTGACCGCGACAGCCTGAGCGCCGACCTGGCCGACTGGCTGCAGCAGGAGCGCGTGCTGTGGCTGGATCATGGCTATCTGGAAGGCGACGACACCGACGCCCATATCGACACCCTCGCACGCTTCGCCTCGGCCGACAGCATCGTCTACCAGGCCTGCGACGACGCCAGCGACTCGCATTACGCCGAGCTGCAGGCGATGGGCGCCGAGCTGGCCGCACTGCGCACGGCTGACGGAAAGCCGTACCGCCTGTTCCCGCTGCCGTGGGCACAGCCGGTGATCGATGAAGGCCGTCGCCTGGCTGCTTCGTATGCCAATTACCTGATCGTCAACGGCGCAGTGCTGATGCCGGCCTATGGCGACCCGGCCGACGACCTGGCCCGCGACGTGCTGGCACAGGCCCACCCTGGCCGCGAGATCGTGCAGGTGCCGTGCCGCTCGCTGATCTGGCAGAACGGCAGCCTGCACTGCATCACCATGCAGCTGCCGGCTGGGCTGTTGAAGGCATAA
- the ykgO gene encoding type B 50S ribosomal protein L36 produces the protein MKVLSSLKSAKARHRDCKVVRRRGKIFVICKSNPRFKARQR, from the coding sequence ATGAAAGTTCTGTCCTCCCTGAAGTCGGCGAAGGCCCGTCACCGTGACTGCAAGGTCGTGCGTCGTCGTGGCAAGATCTTCGTCATCTGCAAGTCGAACCCGCGTTTCAAGGCGCGTCAGCGCTAA